In the genome of Dermacentor andersoni chromosome 3, qqDerAnde1_hic_scaffold, whole genome shotgun sequence, one region contains:
- the LOC129388102 gene encoding uncharacterized protein yields the protein MGPALMSVLGDICSFHASGNKSALKVVSLATEVTEQPITSVKWAIVTLPGVLLALATCSTAVWLLYVRPHEPAPMAAENLAVIRAAQQKRARQSKQRGVRYACAAYVAIFSFVYALSLLLGLTERMALLTALTSMMLVTSLLTSFLQAAFDFVRRIWQMMPWGVLLLLGATHVASELLQLGYP from the exons ATGGGTCCTGCGCTGATGAGCGTGCTGGGAGACATCTGCAGCTTCCACGCAAGCGGCAACAAGAGTGCGCTGAAGGTCGTCTCTCTTGC AACGGAAGTGACGGAGCAGCCGATAACAAGCGTCAAGTGGGCAATCGTGACGCTTCCCGGAGTGCTACTGGCACTGGCTACCTGCAGCACGGCGGTCTGGCTTCTTTACGTCAGGCCACA CGAACCGGCGCCCATGGCTGCAGAAAACCTGGCCGTCATAAGGGCTGCTCAACAGAAGCGCGCCCGCCAAAGCAAACAAAG GGGCGTACGCTACGCTTGCGCTGCGTACGTGGCCATCTTCAGCTTCGTGTACGCGCTGTCGCTTCTGCTCGGTTTGACTGAAAG gatGGCCCTGCTGACAGCGCTGACGTCGATGATGCTGGTGACGAGCCTGCTGACGTCGTTCCTGCAGGCGGCCTTCGACTTCGTGCGGCGCATCTGGCAGATGATGCCGTGGGGCGTGCTCTTACTACTGGGCGCCACGCACGTTGCCTCCGAGCTGCTGCAG cttggctaccCTTAG